gcccacatgggttttgtgggtagttattttctgtttagtgtgttttgcacctgacggagctgtttcggttgtttattttgttccttgttgtatttagtgttcagtttattaaaataatgatgaacacttaccacgctgcatcttggtcctcaccttcttccaccaacggctattacattaaggggtattgtgtgtagattgataaggggaaaaactatttaatcaattttagaataaggctgtgatgcaacaaaatgtggaaaaagtctaggggtctgaatacttttcgaaggcactgtacttccattcattttttcagactttcagacgagtcttgtgaggcctgtgggcaacctagagcaaaacaactgaCATTTCACCTTTgcacagaggggtcatattaatgtgtagcccaaacggtttggacgctacagacagaagttgttGTACCAACTCCTGATAGTTTTGGAGGTCGTAGAACAAAACAGAGAATACCATCGTGTTCGAGAGAGTCTCGGCTTTCCATAAATGGGTAATAACAGTTTGTAGGCGAAACCAGACGCTACAGAcaattttgtgagaagactgatttccgggatgtctcatggtctgacaagcATCGTTCTAACTCTGTCACCTTTTACcgcatattttttttacattttacctgtatttaactaggcaagtcagttaagaacaaattcttatttacaatgacggcctaggaacagtgagttaactgccttgttcaggggcaggacgacagatttttacttgtcagctcgggattcaatttagcaaccttttggttactagtccaactctctaaccactagggtacctgctgcTCTAATGCAGAAGATGCAGAGGTGCGACATAGACGGATGCGGTCGATTGAGACAAAAATGCAAAAATATCTCGAGCTTAAACGGACAGATTTTTATGTTGATTGTTGTATTATGCTAATGAGATTTCCGTGCAGCCGCAGACATCAACCTTAGGGgtttaagtgtcttgctcaagagcacatcggCATACATTTCATCTAGTTGGCCCCGGGATTagaaaccagtgacctttcggttactggcccaaactcttaaccactaggttacctgctgctaTTATCATAATGAAGGTTCAATTGACTCACTTTTTAACTCCATCTTCTTCATATTCGCTCCTATAGAAACCTGCTAGGTCATCAGCCAGCTCCCCAACAAACACTGTGTCCAGCTGGTAGGATTCTCCAACAGCTAACTTGCCATTCAGTTCCAATACCAGAAACTGAGTTGTTGGCTGTAGCCAGGATTTCTTTATGGTTGGTGCGGGTGTGCTACCGAGAGCAGACAGTTTAGCCAGATGGTCATCCCCCCACTTGGTGTAGTTCAGCTTGTTGGAGTGTATGAGGATCAGGTCCGTCTCCTTCACACATTGGAAGACCACATAGGATTTCCCTGTGAAGATGTAGAGGCCTTGTGCGTTGACGGTGAGTCGGGGCCACAGGGTTAGGTTGTAGTGGTCAGGCTTCAGGGTGTCTGGGAGACGGTACTTGTCCCATGGGGCGACGATCTTTACGCTATCTGTCAGTGCAATAGCCCACAATGTAACGATGGTCGCCACAGAGAGGACTCCCAGCACAATGCAGAGAATAAAGAACTTGCTGATTTTGCAGGATTTCTCCATGTCCTAGAGGAGTCTCAGCACGCACTAAGTGAGAGGGCTGAGCTGATATCAGTGCTTCCCTTCAAAATTAATGGATGATCTATTTAGTAGTAGCTTTTGTGGGTGGGGAGTTGCTGACAACTTGAAGAAGATGATAAGAGAGAAAAATGGGCAGTAATAACTTTTTATTGTGTTGTTCCATAAGCAACTGGCATTTTTACACATTCATCGATCACCATTccagggatgaccagggttgggtaggttattttctaaatgtaatctgttacagttactagttacctggaCAAAATTGTAACCAGCAACGTAACCTTTGGATTACTAAAACTCTAATGTAATCtaattacattcagttacttttagattactttccttTTAAGACGCATGAGAAGAAGATAAAAATGTAGGTTACCAATTGaatgacatctattgcaggataaatcgatgtcaaagtttacatagctggccatatatgaaTGTTAAATTGTACTTGATTGGGTTGATTATGTAGACTTCTTCTAACCCATAGCTTTCTACTACATTAAATGATATCTTTACATTCATATGTATAATttttaagtccaaaaatggatgtagcaactacagattgcagTCTATCaaaagtctatcaaaagtgtgtgagtttgagcatgtgtccattaggcctatggatgTATGTTTTTATGAGCATGAATTAAATTGAGTAACAAAAGCCCTACATTTATTCCAAAGtctgggatccgcactatgcagctgttgcaagagctcATTTTttgctgtccactggtttcaaaaccaatgattgataggcagcttaagtttcttgaattcaaccattattgggttcaaatacacatttagatttgtgaacagccatccacaacaatcACAATCCAACCAAAGGCGTAAATAGCTAAATCAGAGAGTAGCAGTATGATTTATATCAATGCTCtatgtacagtaccattcaaaagatTGCACAcgcctattcattcaagggtttttcttaatttttactattttctgcattgtaaaataatagtgaagacacgaaattatgaaattacacatggaattatgtagtaaccaaaaaagtgttaaccaatttaaaatatattttatatttgagattcttcaaagtagccctttgccttgatcacagctttgcacactcttggcattctctcaaccagcatcatgaggtattcacctggaatgcatttaaattaacaggtgtgccttgtgagccaatcagttgtgttgtgacaaggtaggggtggtatacagaagatagccctatttggtaaaagaccaagtccatattatggcaagaacagatcaaataagcaaagaaaaacaacagtccatcattactttaagacatgaaggtcagtcaatccggaaaatttcaagaactttgaaagtttcttcaattgcagtcggaaaaaccatcaaacgctatgaaactgactctcatgaggaccgccacaggaatggatgacccagagttacctctgctgcacaggatacgttcattagagtaaccagaaaccactactaaaaggacaccaataagaaaaagagacttggTGGAAAttagtccaaatgtgagatttttggttctttggtggctactttgaataatctcagatataaaatattttttaaattggttaacacttttttggttactacatgattccatatgtgtcatttcatatttttgatgtcttcactattattctacaatgtaaaataaagagaaacccttgaatgagtaggtgtgtccaaacttttaactggtaatGTAGATATCAATAGTAAGTGATATCTgtatcgccgtagactacaccactgctgtcatcatTACCTCCAAGCGCTTATTCAAGTTGgttaatctttggatgccgacaagtcgcaccattggaagaaaTGTTTGGACTGTAGCCTAAAAAGCATATTCATGCTCTTTTTCcgtgatccatcaaacacatttggtgtgtcatcatagtggtctctgatttgtGGTCAGATTCGCTCAGTTGGAACAAACTAAAACTTGCTCCTTTTTTCAATgatgatttgaatgtcattgagaaaacagagaagtgtcaaagatttttttccacaaacatcctttctgaatttaaaagtaatcctcgacgtaatcatctagtttttcaaaagtatctataatctgattacaatattttttgttGGAAACGTAACAGATTGCAGTTACTCTTTTTTTTATTCCCTTACATGTTACTCCTCAACCCTTGGTATGACAGACATACTGTCACGAATCCCTCGGGAACtgtgtcattacgcacacctggtcccaATTTCCCTGATTGTATAAATGTTCCCTTTGGTTCACCATTGGGCTATTGATTAGTGTTCCAATGTCCGTTGGTTGTGTGAGTACCTGGGCCTTGTTGTTTTGACTTTCATGCTGCttgtattgtgcagatgattacgggtctcgtcctgcaCGCCGTAATTtgggacatttaaaaaaacaacacacaaaaaaactattacgcattcctgcgctgGTCTCTCGATCCTTCATACCAGCGTGACACATACAATAGTTTTGTAGGAAAAGTGCAAAATACTTCTAGGCAACCCATTGAATtggacttttttttttacactttctGTTACTAATTCTGTAATTACAGTGTAACAAGTATTGTAAACACTCTACTTAGGTTAgagctaaggttagggtttagtttTTGCTGTgagtacagtgttgtaatgagtAATTACAATACGTGTTACACTGTACTTAGATGCACTTGACACCATATCTACTGTAATCAAATGTTTGTCCAGTGACTATTTCAGAATGTCCTCTGATTATCATAGAATGATGTATTACCTTGTTATAAGGAGAACCGTTTATTTCCAGTAATGTAAAAGCCCAAAAGAAGCAAAATTACATAAAAGATGCAGTGTAAAACAAGTGTATTATTTCCACAACAATAAACCAGTGTTTTATAACAAATCAGTATTGTAGATAGTTACTGTCTTCAAATATCTACAAATACCGACTTAAGCAAAATATACTATGATAAAAAATAAACTTCCCCTAAAAGTTATTCAGGATGCTAGCATGTATCAAAATGTCTTTAGTCTTTGTTAGAAAAAGCACATTTCAATTCATACATAGTATTTCTGATTAAACGGCAGGATAGCTGTAGAATCAAAATGGTCCTTTAACCGTTAAAGAGACATAAAACTCTCGTAAAAACCGGGAACATAGCTTTTGGATAGGTGTTTGTTTCTCCATGTGACCCTTATTCTTTAGGAACCTCTGTTGTAAACCATGTCTGCACTGAGTCCTTGTTCTCCGCCACCCATTTGATGTTAGCTGTTGTCCTCTCAATGGACTGTGAAACTGCCAAGGTACCTGAGCCAAAGCCAACCTCAGAGTTGTCCGCCTGGAATTGCTTGAGCTGTGACAGCGAAGAGAAATATGAACTTATATTGTGAAGAAACCTCAATATTCAGGGTCCACATAGTATTCCAATATAAACATGTTGAGCAGTACGTGCTGAAAAATCCCCTAAACTTTTATTTTACCTGTTTGAGCTCAAATTCTGTTGAGAACCTCTTGGTCACACCATTGATGAGATTGGAGAAGGAGAAAGATCCACCACCGTACCTATGACAGAATAAGAGGTAAGGCTAAATAACAGCGTCTAGTGAAGAGTTAGATCATATATCAGTGTGACAAATAATTACTTTGTAAATGAAACAATCAAAACAATATGTGTTTAAAAGCTCAAACTCACTGAGTAAAGATGTAATTCCATCGGTCTCTCATAAAGTCCCAGGCCAGAGACTGGCCCACCACGTTGCTTGCAATGTAAACAATGGTAGAAGTAGCATCCTGCTTGCGAATTTGGTTTGCGTCCAGGGTGTATTCCAGGTACCTAAATGTGGCATGGAGGTACAAAGACAATATGAGGCATTGAAGCACCTCATATTCATGTCAGACACACAAGGCTCTTTCAAGCTTTGTTTTAATAGGTCTCCTTTTGACGCCAGGCAGAGAATCAATGCTTTGCTGCTTATTGAATACTCTCTGACACTTACAAGAGGGCAAACAACAGATTGCAATTTCAGGTTAACATTACTATATTTAGTCTGGCCTGGATAAACTTGAACTCACTTGTTGAGTAGCCAGGGCTGCTTGGTACAGGCCAGGGCAGATCGAAGCTTGTCTGCCTCAATAGCGATGGTGGCAGCCTTGAACTGATCCCAACCAAATTCCCACTCCGCAGCCCCCCCTGCAGCAATAGCACTGCAGTACACTGTCGTCCTCAAGTTGGGGTGTATCCTGATaggatataaaatatataaatatttcagCATCTATCATGCTGTGTGGTACTCAACATTTTGATATTTACtgttacaggtgtaggatcttactTTGTAATGAAGAAAAAAACAATTATAATTAAAACATTTACTAATTTACACTTAAAACACTAaatgcttctgaagtttgtaatttccatttTGACATTTCAGGTGTCATTTTCCCTtaggaaaaatgtatcaacccctacaaaaattataatctacataataatttacatttccttttgctgcagggttattttcctactgtagaaaactggctcagattaagatcctacatctgtaagggTATTCAGAAATGAATCTGAATTGAATTCAAATCCTACTGAACTCACGGATTGTTTGCAGAGTCTTTCATCCACTGACTGTACCAGCCTTTAGTCAGAGTCTGGCACTCTTCCATACCCGTGCTGCAGGCCACCCTGATGGCATTCACCTGGTTGTACCTGAAGGTGGAAAAATACAAGTAAAGGTGAGAGTAGAATAAGGGGATTGTCTTGGCCTTCAAATAGTGATATTGTGAAAAGGATACTTTTGTCTGGACATGGCTGGGTAAAAGCAAAAATTATATTATAATCAAGAAATGTAAGGCTGTTGATCTACTCACTGGTCCATATGTCCAGTGGGTACTTCTGTCCAGTTTCCAGTGATATTCCCAAAGTGCTTAAAAAGTGGTTCTATTTGATATTTTAGGTAAGTCTAAAAGATCAAAACAACATGAGAAAAAGTATAATTTCCAATACTATTTTGTTTAGTATACAGCCCATAATATTATTTGTAACATGCTTTTTATTTTTTAGCATTGCTTTTCTAGATAATAAACCAACCTGCATATCCCCATAGATTTCACTCCGATCAAACATGAGGTAGAAAAAGTCCAAGTTGTCAAGAGCTGACTCCCACGGCATATATTCCCTTTCACTTCTGAGATACTTCGTTGTTCGCAACGCTAATGTTGTGTTGATATATTTTGCCCTTGACAGAGAAAATATACAAATGAATTGATAATCCATCTAGGCCTACTATTTATGAATCAAATGCCAAGTATTAGTATTTAAATCACGCATAGAGTAAACTATGAACTCACCTTGCAAGGTTAAAAGCATCATCCACCAATTGAGCTCTGTTGATAACTGGAATAGACTATGCAAAAACATTACCATCAACATTAGCATGAATGACTGTTTCTGTATTTTGTGTAATTTGACGTTTATTTGGAGAATCGGTTGTTTTCATCCATGTCTGACCTCATGATGGCTGCTCAGTACACCGAGGAGACGTTCCCAGTTGGTGTTATCATAGTTAACTCTATAGTATCCAGAGACGTTAAGGTTGGCCAGTATCCAGTTGCTCCCAGTGACTGTCATTTCAGGCTTATTAGCTTAATATTTAGGGACAAAAGCAACATGTCAGTTTCCAAATCATCATATATCTAAATAATACTCTTTGATAAGATTCTCTTGGCTGTACTGTAATCCCTAGCTTTTGCTCATCTCCATCTGTGAACTGTTAATTACGTTAAATATACCACAATACATTTGACAGGTTCCCACATCGTCAGTGGTTGTAATGCATACCAGTTTTGTCCTCTAGCCATGTCTGTTGCTTTACAACTCCTGTGTTCATCCACCTGATTGGTACTATCCACTCATAACTGGGGAAAGACATTATCATTAAGTTATTGCGCGCTATACAGTTTTTTTGATTAGTATTAAGGTTGCTATGAATGATACTGAGACACTCATAAAGGTGTCATGACTGGTTCAGAAAGGTTGTATGTATACCCCCCTATAGTAAAGTGTTAGCATTTGTTTAATCCTCAACTTAGATTGCAATTATTTGTCCTTTACATTCCGACTTACTTGAAGTCAGATGGTGGTACACTCCCTGCAGTGGAAGGGTCCAGAAGGAAGTGCTGCTGGTTAATCTGTCCAGTGGTTGTGTTTATGGTGACCACTGGGAAGCCCATCTGAAGGACCCAGCGGTTCATGATGCTGTGCACAGTTTGGCCTGTGGGAAGTGTCGTGCCAGTGGAATTTACTGCCTAGAGACGAAGGGAAGAAACGTTAAGgttaaaacaaatatatacagtaccagtcaaaagtgtggacacaccaactcaatccaaggtttttctttattgttactatgttctatattgtagaataatagtgaagacatcgaaataacacatggaatcatgtgttATTTCAAAAAAGTGaacaccaaaaaagtgttaaccaatttaaaatataatatatttgagattcaaagtagccactctttgtcttgatgacagctttgtacaaactttgcattctttcaaccagcttcatgaggtagtcacctggaatgcatttaaattaacaagtgtgccttgttaaaagttaagttgtggaatttctttccttcttaatacatttgagccaatcagttgtgttgtgacaaggtaggggtggtatacagaagatgaccctatttggtaaaagacgacagtccatcattactttaagacatgaaggtcagtcaatccggaaaatttcgaGAACttaaagtttctttaagtgcagtcgcaaaaaccatcaaggactatgatgaaactgacttaTGATgttcgccacaggaaaggaaggcccagagttacctctgctgcagaggataagttcattagagtgaattgcacctcccagattgcagcccaaataaatgcttcacagagttaaagtaacagacgcatctcaacatcaactgttcagaggagactgtgtgaatcaagccttcatggtcgaattgctgcaaagaaaccactactaaaccAAATAGAAGatatttgcttgggccaagaaacacgagcaatggacattagaccagtgtgatggtgtgggggtgcattaccggtgacactgtcagtgatttatttagaattcatggcgcactaaaccagcatggctaccacagcattctgcagcgatacaccatcccatctggtttgcgctcagtttgactatcatttgtttttcaacaggacgatgacccaacacacctccaggctgtgtaagggctatttgaccaagaaggagagtgatggagtgctgcatcagatgacctggcctccacaatcacctgacctcaaaccaattgagatagtttgggatgagttggactccagagtgaaggaaaagcagccaacaaatgctcagcatatgtgggcactccttcaagactgttggaaaatcattccaggtgaagcttgttgagaaaatgccaagagtgtgccaagctgtcatcaagtaggtggctactttgaagaatttaaaatatacttttgatttgtttaacacttttcattttactacatgattccatgtgttatttcatatttttgatgtcttcactattattctacaatgtagaaaatagtaaaaataaagaaaaacccttgaatgagtaggtgtgtccaaacctttgactggtactgtgtgtgtgtggtatgtatgtatgtgtgtatgtgtgtatatatactgtttcAGCGTTTGATTATGTAATAATAGAGAGAACTTACCATTTGGAGGTGATCCCAGAGGTCAGTATACACTGTGTTATCATAGGCAAACTTGTTCAAGTATGTCTGGGAGAATAGGGGAAAGAATATACAGAAAGGTTATTCAGCAACACAATAAACATACATAATTGCTTTGGACTTATAGATGCATTTTACTATATCTACCCTGTACTTACTCTTCTCTTATGACAGCCAGAGACAACCATTTTTGTTCTACCACCTGCAGTACAGTGTTACTCAGGATTATATtaataatatgataatatactgtacatacactgaGTCCTGTGGAGAAGACCTCTTCAGACAGGAAATCCGAGAGCATTCTCAACACTGATGCTCCCTGTGGACGCCACAAAAttcaaatgacgatacatgatgTAGCTACAACTAAAACAAATGTATATCAATCAAGGATAGATATTTAATGTCTGCAACACAATTAGTCACATTTTATGATTTTATTTAAGTTGACATGTTATTTGTTCTTCAAAGATCATGGCAGAGAAAACACTTACCTTGCTGTAAGAGATGGCATCAAACAGTTCACTGATTTGTTCAGGCTTCTGGATGTCCTCCTCTCTGGAGGACAGGGGGTGAGATGAGGCAAGAGCATCTACTGCAAACACCCTGTGCACATCACCCAGAACTATCAGGTCTTTCTGTGGAGGGAAAGGACATGATTATACACTGAGTAAATGAGGGGAAACCTCTCCAGTCCACTCCATGTGGACAAGTGATATGCATCGTCTTCATAATTTGTTCAGCCAAAGAAAATAATATCAATGACAGAAAGCTGTCCATATGAAGATCTGAGATGAATAGTTGAAATAGTTGAAACACGTACAATGTTCCAGTCAGGCTCTGCTTCATTTGCCCCAAGATATTCTACGTAAGACGCAAAGCCCTCATTTAGCCACAGGTCATTCCACCACCTCAGTGTCACAAGGTTTCCAAACCACTGAACAGAAGAGATTCATGTTACTTACAAGACCATTCAAAATAGAACAAGTTGACTTCAATCCAAAGTAATCAGCTAACACAAGACATTAAGATAATATACAGTAGGTTATGAATTGCTAAAACATACAGTAACTGCATTTACTCATAAATGTCTCAAGTTAGCCAAAGTTCATGACCCAGTTAATCGTTTTATGAAAACACAAGGAGGTACAAGTTCCCATACCATGTGGGCCAGTTCATGAGCAATAATGGTGGCGATCCTTTCTTTGTTTGAATTGGAGGACATCTTGGGGTCGTACAAGAGGGCTGTTTCTCTGTATGTAATGAGTCCCCAGTTCTCCATTGCTCCAGCATTGAAGTCAGGCAAAGCAATCTGGTCTGGAAGAAAGAATCGGCAAACAAAAAGGATGACAGTTTCTCAGCCATATACGGTACTATAGAGCTACAATAACTCCATGAATAAAGACTTaacaggtaataataataataataatatatgccatttaacagacgcttttatccaaagcgacttacagtcatgtgtgcatacattctacgtatgggtggtcccgggaatcgaacccactaccctggcgttacaagcgccatgctctaccaactgagctacggaAGGTGCCACATAAGAGTTCATTGACAGCATACGGCTTCCCATAAAGAAGTGTCTGAAACCTATAAAGAAATCTAGCATCTAAAACCTTATAAAGATGTAAGAAATTAAACTTTTATAAAACCCTTACCTGACTTTGGCAGAGGGTAGGTGGCATTGTAATATTTTTCGAAGAATTTCAGGATGGGTCCTGTTTTGTTGAGGGCGTACTCGCCTTGTCCATCAGCGATAGCTTTTTTGCGGGCA
This sequence is a window from Oncorhynchus gorbuscha isolate QuinsamMale2020 ecotype Even-year linkage group LG01, OgorEven_v1.0, whole genome shotgun sequence. Protein-coding genes within it:
- the LOC124038217 gene encoding aminopeptidase Ey-like isoform X1, with translation MGGGFYISKFVGVVGIVFGAGAVATIIALAVVYSQEVAKNEAVSPTNGGSTIKPPVTTPGGSTVKPQITTPVIPTTAPSNEPWDKYRLPDTLKPDHYNLTLWPRLTVNAQGLYIFTGKSYVVFQCVKETDLILIHSNKLNYTKWGDDHLAKLSALGSTPAPTIKKSWLQPTTQFLVLELNGKLAVGESYQLDTVFVGELADDLGGFYRSVYTEEGEEKVVATTQMQPTDARKAFPCFDEPAMKAIFHITLLHPPMTVALSNGMEHAPVAVTEVGPEGPVSVWRTSFDETKKMSTYLLAFIVSDYDYINSTNDNVLIRIYARKKAIADGQGEYALNKTGPILKFFEKYYNATYPLPKSDQIALPDFNAGAMENWGLITYRETALLYDPKMSSNSNKERIATIIAHELAHMWFGNLVTLRWWNDLWLNEGFASYVEYLGANEAEPDWNIKDLIVLGDVHRVFAVDALASSHPLSSREEDIQKPEQISELFDAISYSKGASVLRMLSDFLSEEVFSTGLSTYLNKFAYDNTVYTDLWDHLQMAVNSTGTTLPTGQTVHSIMNRWVLQMGFPVVTINTTTGQINQQHFLLDPSTAGSVPPSDFNYEWIVPIRWMNTGVVKQQTWLEDKTANKPEMTVTGSNWILANLNVSGYYRVNYDNTNWERLLGVLSSHHESIPVINRAQLVDDAFNLARAKYINTTLALRTTKYLRSEREYMPWESALDNLDFFYLMFDRSEIYGDMQTYLKYQIEPLFKHFGNITGNWTEVPTGHMDQYNQVNAIRVACSTGMEECQTLTKGWYSQWMKDSANNPIHPNLRTTVYCSAIAAGGAAEWEFGWDQFKAATIAIEADKLRSALACTKQPWLLNKYLEYTLDANQIRKQDATSTIVYIASNVVGQSLAWDFMRDRWNYIFTQYGGGSFSFSNLINGVTKRFSTEFELKQLKQFQADNSEVGFGSGTLAVSQSIERTTANIKWVAENKDSVQTWFTTEVPKE